One segment of Macrotis lagotis isolate mMagLag1 chromosome 1, bilby.v1.9.chrom.fasta, whole genome shotgun sequence DNA contains the following:
- the LOC141506797 gene encoding cystatin-B-like — MMRGGVSAARPATEETQKIADEVKSQLEEKENRKFPVFKAVEFKSQVVAGTNFFIKVLVGEDEFVHLRVFRSLSHENTPLELSDYQTNKTKNDELKYF; from the exons ATGATGCGCGGAGGGGTCTCCGCGGCCCGCCCGGCCACCGAGGAAACGCAGAAGATCGCGGACGAG GTAAAGTCACAacttgaagagaaagaaaataggaagttTCCAGTTTTTAAGGCAGTGGAATTTAAAAGTCAAGTGGTTGCTGGAACAAATTTCTTTATTAAG gTACTTGTTGGTGAAGATGAATTTGTACATTTGCGAGTATTCAGAAGTCTCTCTCATGAAAACACACCATTGGAGCTATCTGATTACCAAACCAACAAAACCAAGAATgatgaattgaaatatttttaa